The Arachis duranensis cultivar V14167 chromosome 9, aradu.V14167.gnm2.J7QH, whole genome shotgun sequence genomic sequence aacccttttttaaaagcataattatcaaaacctgtttcccatttatattgagattggttatctttagatgttccagcttcattttttacttgtattggaattgttggttcttcgtcacttgaataatctaggatgtgttcttcattttctatatttttagaatttactaattcttcttctatttgaaatccttgttctatcatattattttcttgagccatttttaattgtttaaaaagcattgtaacttcttctaatttttcttcaatattcataattttagtggtggttttacttttagatctgttatgttgattatattttaaaatttttcttttttgggattctctttttctttatttctttgaaattttatggatactaatatttcttcaagtatatctactatagaatttaattgtgggttaaaagtatgataaagatgtggggaatcatttccatggtaacatttcttagaaattccgtgtgaaaaataagttttttcaggtttttgaagtccttcaataaaacttatagtaaaataaagattttgagaaaaatcattttgtattgattttaagaattcggtgtcattacagttaacattagttaaaatcattaatttttgatctattaattttgataacttgattatttcttctcttaaatcttctaatttacttttttccattaggtgacgcttttctttgtaAAGAATTACGGTTTAAAGTGTGGTTTTAAAAAGTGTGGTGTAACAAATCTTTAAATCTGTAACAAATTGGCTCTGTACCATATCACAAATGGAAAAAGaatcttctttatttttgctgCCAGTGGTACGAAAATAAGTAAAAATCATTATCACGTATGTTATTTTACAATAAGTTACAATttagaaattgaatttaattttgatatattaatgtaaaactattttatacgTGTATCTAATTACATATGATATAAcactatattaataaaaataacaactttttatattaattacttgaatgatcatttaaaaaaataattaaaattatactattgtgtaaaatattttatacggttagtacattaaaattaaattcttaaaaattattactaattaattcaaccaatctctattttgattgttgaattctttcaaaaaaagaaactagtaaagaaaaaatttaaatttttttacaaaaatataaattgaacaATAGAAATTTTTCATCTACCTAATTTAGTTAACAAAATATAGAAAGGATTTTTAATGCTAACGTCGACTCTAGAGAAATAGAGTAAATGATACTTCTTTGGAATGAATTTAtgaattcaattcaaatctCGCAAAAATTTACTGCATAATATGTAGCGAAACCAAACAAAATCAGCAATTACTAATTAATTCAACCAATCTCTGCTTTGAATTTTTTCAAAGAGTAAACCACTAAACCacatataaattcaaaaatatattgatTGATATTGATTTATGTTATATGAGAGATTTACGGCATAAAGATATGTTTAGTTTTGATAGTCTATAAAATTTCTCTATATATCATCACTTCAAGTTAATATGACACATCACATTTTAGTGAAGAGCCATGTCTATGCCATTTCATGCATCCCTCTTACTACTTTCTCTTGTTTTTGTTGTGGGGTGTCTCACTGCAACTTCATCAGCATCATCACCGTATGCAAATGCTAGAAAAAACCTTATTGAATCAAACTCAACTGCAATAAAAGCATCGGATAACGATGTTCTTCTGACGTTTATCAACGAGGTATACGATAAAAATATAGCAGTGTTTATGTTCTTCAATCTCGAAGATAAGAGGACTCTGTTGGTATCCGGCGTACTTGTCCAACGATATAGCGACCGTCAAAGGCAAACGggtttgatatattttgatgtTTTGTGTGTCATATTTTATCAGTATGATCCTGCCGTTGATGGAGGCCATGATGCCGTTCATTGGTCCGTTAGAGAAGATGGTTTGTACAAAAGTTATGACAAAGAAAAATGGGTGCTCACCAAAACGTGGCGAAACGATAACTGTGGATGAAGTAGAATAATCCAgaaatatatatagataaaactttttaaataatttaatattttttattaaattatcatttaacaatttttaattatcaatttttgtTAGGGGCATGTAATTTTCCACTAATGAAATAAGGTTTTtttagacaataaaaataaattattgtcaAATCTTCTAtaacttcaaaatcaaaatataaagtGTGAGCTATCTTACAATTATATGCTagatcttaaatttaattattttttgttatcatattctatttatgatgattgatattatttttaattgcgaGAAACGGAGGAAGGCAAAGGaattttttttgcttcttttttcattttttttcaactatgtTTAATATATACttgaaattataaatattaaattatataaaaaattacgcACCAAAATATATTCGGGTAtagaaatatattattttatgcatttagttgtatttttgtaatagaaaaaataaaaataaaagagtgaatTTTTACATTAGGTGTCTGTAAAAACAAGACAATTTTTACTCTTTCAATATTACACGCTAgcgaaaataaagaagaaagtttttttttcttttaataataacaaaatataaaaaagtgtgaaaaatatcatttatttaaaaaaaattgaaaattatacgagttgaaaaattataaaagaagaataaaaactaaaacatcaaaagaaaaatatatacgCAGCAGCAAGCGAAGTGATCTagagatgaaaagaaaaaaagggagagTTTACTTATACATgcaaaattgaacaaaaattgAGTACAGTGCAATTAGGAGTTGAAATGGTAGTGGCGAATTTTAGCTTTAACGAGCCTATttcatattataaatatttatcgatgtttaataaaacttaatatttattttaataattttatacaattcaataataattaatgtaagaataaataaatataaaataaaaataaaaattaaataaatataaaattgaatgtaatataatttaaaaaaacgtaatatataacaagaaaaaaaacgTAATATATAACAAGAAAACACTATAATAATGTTGAAGATAATTGAACCTTTTAAGGTGTAAAAAATGAGATTAAATAAGTGTCGGGGATTTGAATTTCGCTTGTCTATGTGGCAATCCATTGATCAGCGACAAATTCTTAAATGGAGCTGAGATTCGTGACGGATTAGTCATTGACCTGTCGACTTAGGAGATATCGTGGAtaactgaaaataaattagtaagattaaaaaatataaaaattttaagattataaaagaaaaacaagaaagctttatataatgattgattatttgataaattttgtcATATGATTCCTATACATATTTTCTTCGAGTTATATTTGAAATAATTGATATCATATagtattgataatgataatattattatatagtattatataaactttctaacattaattagtatagaaaatgaaaaaattattcCTTATGGCAATGATTCTTAGTGGAATAGTGCGTCCCTTATATAGTATTGATAATTGTTGCTTAATTTAAAGTAAGTGTATATTGgtatcttaaatttatttttcaataatgacctaaatagataaatctaattgaattgaatgattatataaaatattttatattattaatatactaaaattaaattcattttttggtACAGGATTTTATAggtaaattttatacaaaattaagttattttttatttttttatttgttttatctgtgttactttatttaattttaagtagcgtcatatttacaattaccgccagtatgatattttataaaatatgaaaatcaaatttttttaatttaaatataatgagagagagagaggaaaatttacctagagaaaaaaaattcggCTGGAAAATGGTGGCGACGGGCTCAACAACGACGGTAACGGGATGAGCAGCGATGATGACATAAGCTATGAACAGTGACGGACCCAGAAAAATTTAGTAATGGGGagaaaatcataataaaatttaggtatagatattttttttgcttcccacaatattcaacaagttaaggactaatctgtcgtgaatttgaattccatttaaGAATCTACAATTGGCCGGCAACGAGTTGCTATACATACGAGACAGAATTCGAACCCTCAATACTTATTTAAGCGGACAACTAAGTTGATCACTTGATCAATCTAAATTGGTTTggatatattcaaaatttaaaattataactatctaatacataaatataatttcatacgcataatataatatttaaaataacaaaaaaatatttataaggacctttttttatttttaacatgattaaatattatttttttatatatatttttaaacaattattttacttaattgtcaaatctacttattataatttttatagtataaataaattttttaaccaaaataattacagtatattaatacatagataatatttttttatcttaaataatttttaaaaatcactaataatttaagttgtatttaattagaaaacttaagttttaattcaattattaattaattaactaatataatataattaattatcactaatttttgagtgtatttatttattttcatactaaatcaaatttaacaatataattattattatgtgttaagtttaacaaaatattttttaacataaaatacaaaagaactatttatattttattttgagacaaatataatataataagtggtatatatgtatacaagtattaatttttttaaaaaaaaatttgtggggGCAAATGCCCCCTCTATATTAAACGTGGGTCCGTCTCTGACTGTGAAAAAAGATGGGAGTTGTGAATAGGTAAGCGGCGATGGACTCAGCATCAATATGACCAAAGACGAATCTACCTTCAATCATGTAGGGGCAAGTGTCCCATTGAATTTTCATAAAACTTCATGTAGAATAcataaaagaaatatatttGCCCCcactcaaaaaataaatttgaccctactaaaatatttttgttggttCACACACTTCTCAGTGtatagaaatgaaaaaaaaggcacaaaacataaacattaatcaataataaatatataaaaacatcAATATGAAGCACATCAATtcaattttagtaaataaatttGTTATCATTAAAAGTTGATACACTACCGAcaatgttaaaataaaattagtttttatttgttaatttagttcttaacaaattaaaaaaattaaataaatttaatgaaGAGCCAAAGTTTGattctattaaatatttttttattataaaaaattgtaaatttatccataaaaaatatatttagctTGCTtagtattaataaaaaattaatatctaaattatttgaatatttaaaaataattttagatttttggtatgtttatgtaaataaatattactaaagaattttttttataaatttgccTATACcaaaatttgtaacaaaattttaaaatctaatcaatgaaagactaaaaaaaaattaaaaataaaacaaaaaaatgttgTCTGAAATTAAATGGCTTagtttctaaaataaaaaaattacatagacctaaaagaatattattttttattattattttttttaaattagttttaggtTTGTCAGTAACAAGATGAATCTTTAAATGATTGtttaataacatatataaaaagaaaaatatttgattgtattgacaattaaagaaaatataaaacctatttaacttattattttagtgtttaaatttatttgttagacaatttaaaaattaattatattttatcatcataaaatataattataaaaattattattatattatatacgCATTGCCCTCACTAACAAAATTTTCTGGATCCGTCACTGAACATGACAGGAGCTATGCGATTTTTTTGTGAAGAagtcgagaagaagaagattttaggTGAGGATGATTGAGTTTATCTTGCATGGCTATAGAGTATAGACTGAAGCTATGAATCATGTGTAATGTGAGGCAAATTCTAATTCCTAAAaactttttatatgtatatattcggGGCGGGTACACCCTAAACCCGATGATACATGTCTTGAGAAAAATCTGCCCGACTCGAATCAAGTTATTACCCTTTTCATCCGGGTCTGGACGGATCGGGTACGGACGAATCGGCTACCTGCGTATTCGAAAACTCCTGCCAAGTCTAACCACGTATTGATACTCCTTTTATTAATGGTTTATCACTAgccaatggattgctatataccCAATGCGAAATTCTAACTTCTAATAGttgtttaagcggacgagtgagataattacttaacaaactcaaattaattaaaataaatactaattatttttaatatttcaatattaaaaatttgagagtttgattttaattataactttataaaatatttataataataattactatatatattatttaattttttaataatatttttaatataattttatgtattatcccgTGCAAAGTACGGGAGCATACACTAGTTTGGTATAATTATAGGTGAGTGAATTTTACATATAAAAAGTCAACACGCACACATGGCAACATCCTGGCAACATGCAGGGTACGTATTGGACACGTGTCATCATCCTAGCAATACGCAGGTGCATGTTGAACACCTTTTTTATACATCCACAATACTACAATACACTTCAAATATTCATCTTCAACCAAAACACCATCTTGAtctccatattaaaaataatttcgtatatattaattaagaaatatatatagttatgtaatatattaaaaaaaacataatatatagCAAGAAATAATCTGATCTAATGGCAACTAAGCTGCTCTCCATCCCTTAAATCGATAAATCTCAGTTGGAAACCAGTTTGCTACCGTGACAATTGAATAATATGTTAAAAAGGTTAGCTATTTGATAAATAGTTTTAAAAGGTTGGTAGTTGAGTGAAAAAACCCCTATGCAACAGTCCAAGGTCAAATCTCAGTGACActtgaaaaaagtaaaaaaaacatGTTACTTACATATGTACATGATTAAGAATGGAACACAACGCAACATATGGACTAATAAATCCCATGACATGAATTTCCGAAAGATTTCCAATTACACAGCCACAGTGGCTTGAAGGCAATGGCAGCATTGACATTTGCAATCATTGacaagatttatttttaaaaagagagaattaTGAAATGTATGCCTTGACGAGTTCCGTATAGTTGTATTCTGATCCTGTCCTTGGGCAAGTGATTCTACCATCATTCTTCTTAGCCATCTCTTCAAGAGCCTGAAAAAACAGcaaacaaataacaaaaaatcaataaataaaaatatagcaGGCAAACATGCTAGCTTTTATACCAAAAATCTAGGATAGCAGGGACCTTAGTGCTATAAACATATCCATTGGGCAACACTTGAGGAGGATTCTCAGTGTCCATTAGCTCCTTAGTTATATAGCAAACAAGCTTTGAATGATGCTGCTTCGAATATGGTAACGGCATGGCAATTGTTCGAAAAGCTTCCTGTGACAGAGGGTCCTCTTTCGTGCAATCATCCTTGTAACAATATCTTTATAAAGTCAAGGGACATGTCTCAATAGAGTTAGTTGTGAGTCCGTGACAATGCATAAATACTTCgatcttctattttttatttttaacagaATAAATGCATGTTTAAGCTAACTAAGATAAAGTAGTTAAAGAATTAGGCAATCAACTAAATTGATTTTATGAGTTGTTAATGGATACGGAGTCTTAAGAGCAGAAAGGCCAGCTTGCAGATAGATATTGAGCAGAGGCTCCATTGTCATGCCGTATAACTTGCAGAACTCCTGCTTGAATTGGTCCACTAGAAAATCCCATTGCTTAGCTTCAAATAAGACCTGTAAAATATTATGCAAAATAGTGAACCCTATAAGTACCACACTACCAATATAAGTCATGTAATAAGTAAGACCATAAGTCATAAGTCATAACTCATAATCCTAATATAGATAAACCATTTCAGATTGACTTCTTAAATTCCCAAACACTGAAGAACAAATCAGaatgaatgaaataaaaaatgtacCTGATACAAATAGCTCTGGATTGGTGGTTTTTATTAAATTGCACAATTTGGATTGTGAATCATGTGATTCTAACAACTATCGATATAGATATGGTTCATAcgatttagaaaaataaaaaatgcaaatgCATGTGTAAACtaaattttgttgaatttgctCCTGTAAACCCCACTAGTTAGATATGTTCCATACCAATAATGCTCAAAAGACTCAATCACGAAGCAGCCTCACCTTATATGTGGCACATTCAGTATCTCTTTTAAAAGCCAGTGTTGCAAGGACTCGCTGCAATTCTTTCATGTGGGTGGCACCCCATGGCGCAAGATATTTCCTGGCATATGTGATGGCTCGCATATTGTTCTCAGCTCTCACCAATTCTATGAACTCTTGAAGTCTCAACTGGAACTCTAATTTGCTCTGTTGTAATTAAAACACACTAAATTAGCAATACTAAGTGTGCTGCAGTAACCTAATCATGCATTTGTTACTGACAACTTCCACCAGATGAGAAACCAACCGTAGTAGCATTAGAATAATGGGCCTAACTTCCCTAATACGAGTTTGGGTTTTTCTTTTACATTCCAATTCTCAACCAGCTTAAACCAACTTTATACACATTCACAGCTGCACATATGAATTTTCTATTTTGATGAATACCTAGTACACTAAGAGTATGGCTTAGACGATTGTCTATTCTCAATGTcataaaaagaaaagcatatatCCTAGACCtagaaaccaaaaaaataaaaaatctaaaggTTGAAGCTGTATGTATGTTGTGGCCAACATTAAGCTCAAACAGCAGTATAAACCTTTGATTTCTTCAGCCTTGATTTATTATCGGCACACCATGCTAGGGCAGGTGCAACATCTTTATTTTGCAATGCCTCAATAACCTTTTTTGCTTCTTGGAATACATCAATATCAACAAGATCCTGAAGCACAAAGACAAAATAAGATTACCGTTAGAACTTAGAACTGAATTATGTACTCTACATGCAAAAGACCCTGAAGGAACAGCATGTTCCTAGCATTTACAGATGACCACATATTTGTTACAAATGAACTGCATCAGCATTCAGCAACCAAAAATGATAACCTGGCTGTCTTACAGGATAGTTGCCTAAACTTCTGCGAAAATTAAACTCCTCTTTCCAGGttacttattattatttccTCACAGGCTCACACCATATTCTTTGCAACTGAAAAATGGCAAGATTACCTGTATGTTGCTGCATTCAGCAAGTTTCACCGCAGTGTCATAATATGACATCCTCAACATGTAATCAACGAGAATCCGCTTCAAGCGAGTGCTGTTC encodes the following:
- the LOC107467703 gene encoding protein MAEA homolog (The sequence of the model RefSeq protein was modified relative to this genomic sequence to represent the inferred CDS: added 32 bases not found in genome assembly), with the translated sequence MEMDSLSNGNNTTATASTPATVSPDSSAATARATPTPPPSSTGPQLTEALKLEHQFLRVPFEHYKKTIRANHRAVEKEVSAVISGVTDAASADFSPDDAVNHLNSLVSRLQGLKRKLEEGSRAENLQAQKCRARLDHLESADGENLSEWNSTRLKRILVDYMLRMSYYDTAVKLAECSNIQDLVDIDVFQEAKKVIEALQNKDVAPALAWCADNKSRLKKSKSKLEFQLRLQEFIELVRAENNMRAITYARKYLAPWGATHMKELQRVLATLAFKRDTECATYKVLFEAKQWDFLVDQFKQEFCKLYGMTMEPLLNIYLQAGLSALKTPYCYKDDCTKEDPLSQEAFRTIAMPLPYSKQHHSKLVCYITKELMDTENPPQVLPNGYVYSTKALEEMAKKNDGRITCPRTGSEYNYTELVKAYIS